Proteins found in one Lepeophtheirus salmonis chromosome 9, UVic_Lsal_1.4, whole genome shotgun sequence genomic segment:
- the LOC121124277 gene encoding putative sodium-coupled neutral amino acid transporter 11 isoform X1 — protein MPTFKLSRHVETSIFSLLVLTHNIHLFNNSTDLYNNKDSIAIINNYKQLLFHFVDNQTMFKASSTDSQSSPLNVAKHGSSTVKVSFNYINSILGSGIIGIPYAIRQAGLGAGIFLIFLIGWIIDYSLILMIKGGSMSGAKSYQELVYNSLGSVGYYILTALQFIFPLVAMVSYNIIFGDTVTKVIVGIFELPEDSIWNSRELLIFLATIFLTLPISLYRNISRLAKISLISLLLIGFITITIYVQMNFYHKHMNINDAFWVFMKPAGIPEAIGIITFGMMCHHNSFLLYESLDEPSIPKWKSVTHVSIFVSVLCMILLGLGGYFSFGSSVQGDLFNNYCWDDHLINASRTLFCIAIMFTYPIECFVCREVLLTVIFGSTYDVVQNMDSKKSIMYHIGITVLIVTLTYLISLVTNCLGVVLALNGILAAIPLAFIFPAICYLKLNGDNLTKVQKFPSVFLVIFGISVAIIGIAVLISFGPETCDHSFYRDYCSVIHKEIT, from the exons ATGCCTACCTTCAAGCTTAGCAGACACGTTGAAACATCCATTTTCTCTTTATTAGTTCTTACACATAATATACATCTGTTTAACAATAGTACCGATCTCTACAATAATAAAGACTCAATAGCAATAATAAACAACTATAAACAGTTgttgtttcattttgttgacAATCAAACTATGTTCAAGGCATCTTCCACCGACTCCCAGAGCTCTCCATTg AATGTCGCAAAACATGGAAGCTCCACTGTCAAGGTGTCATTCAACTATATTAACTCCATTTTAGGATCTGGGATCATAG GGATTCCTTACGCAATACGACAGGCAGGATTGGGTGCTGGAATATTCCTAATCTTTCTCATAGGATGGATTATTGATTACTCCTTAATATTGATGATCAAAGGGGGATCCATGTCGGGTGCGAAGTCGTATCAG GAATTGGTATATAACTCGTTAGGATCCGTTGGCTATTATATACTCACGGCCTTACAATTCATATTTCCATTAGTAGCTATGGTAAGctacaatatcatttttggaGATACGGTGACAAAAGTTATAGTGGGGATATTTGAATTACCCGAGGACTCCATTTGGAATTCCAGGGAGCTTTTGATATTTCTTGCCACAATTTTCTTAACATTACCCATATCACTGTATAG gAATATATCACGATTAGCCAAAATTAGTCTCATAAGTTTGCTTTTGATTGGATTTATTACGATCACGATCTACGTACAAATGAACTTTTACCATAAACACAT GAACATTAATGATGCCTTCTGGGTATTTATGAAGCCAGCTGGTATTCCTGAAGCAATAGGGATAATTACATTCG gCATGATGTGTCATCACAATAGCTTTCTCCTCTACGAATCCCTCGATGAACCCTCAATCCCAAAATGGAAAAGTGTAACCCATGTATCCATCTTTGTATCTGTTCTGTGTATGATTTTACTTGGACTTGGTGGTTATTTCAGCTTTGGTTCTTCAGTTCAGg GGGATCTCTTTAATAACTACTGCTGGGATGATCATCTAATCAATGCGTCGAGAACCCTCTTCTGTATTGCTATAATGTTCACGTATCCAATCGAGTGCTTTGTGTGTCGCGAAGTACTTTTAACAGTCATTTTTGGAAGTACATATGACGTGGTTCAGAATATGGAttcaaagaaatcaattatgtaTCACATTGGGATCACTGTTCTTATTGTGACATTGACTTATCTTATATCCTTAGTAACAAATTGCCTTGGAGTTGTTTTGgcattaaat gGTATCCTGGCAGCCATTCCTCTTGCTTTTATTTTCCCGGCTATTTGTTATCTGAAACTGAATGGAGATAATCTCACCAAAGTACAAAAATTTCCCTCTGTCTTTTTAGTGATTTTTGGAATATCTGTTGCCATCATTGGGATTGCAGTATTGATCAGtttt GGACCGGAGACTTGTGATCATTCGTTTTACAGGGACTATTGTAGTGTAATCCACAAGGAGATAACATaa
- the LOC121124277 gene encoding putative sodium-coupled neutral amino acid transporter 11 isoform X2, which yields MAEQLLSSSSNIKNVAKHGSSTVKVSFNYINSILGSGIIGIPYAIRQAGLGAGIFLIFLIGWIIDYSLILMIKGGSMSGAKSYQELVYNSLGSVGYYILTALQFIFPLVAMVSYNIIFGDTVTKVIVGIFELPEDSIWNSRELLIFLATIFLTLPISLYRNISRLAKISLISLLLIGFITITIYVQMNFYHKHMNINDAFWVFMKPAGIPEAIGIITFGMMCHHNSFLLYESLDEPSIPKWKSVTHVSIFVSVLCMILLGLGGYFSFGSSVQGDLFNNYCWDDHLINASRTLFCIAIMFTYPIECFVCREVLLTVIFGSTYDVVQNMDSKKSIMYHIGITVLIVTLTYLISLVTNCLGVVLALNGILAAIPLAFIFPAICYLKLNGDNLTKVQKFPSVFLVIFGISVAIIGIAVLISFGPETCDHSFYRDYCSVIHKEIT from the exons ATGGCTGAGCAATTACTTTCATCATCAAGTAATATTAAG AATGTCGCAAAACATGGAAGCTCCACTGTCAAGGTGTCATTCAACTATATTAACTCCATTTTAGGATCTGGGATCATAG GGATTCCTTACGCAATACGACAGGCAGGATTGGGTGCTGGAATATTCCTAATCTTTCTCATAGGATGGATTATTGATTACTCCTTAATATTGATGATCAAAGGGGGATCCATGTCGGGTGCGAAGTCGTATCAG GAATTGGTATATAACTCGTTAGGATCCGTTGGCTATTATATACTCACGGCCTTACAATTCATATTTCCATTAGTAGCTATGGTAAGctacaatatcatttttggaGATACGGTGACAAAAGTTATAGTGGGGATATTTGAATTACCCGAGGACTCCATTTGGAATTCCAGGGAGCTTTTGATATTTCTTGCCACAATTTTCTTAACATTACCCATATCACTGTATAG gAATATATCACGATTAGCCAAAATTAGTCTCATAAGTTTGCTTTTGATTGGATTTATTACGATCACGATCTACGTACAAATGAACTTTTACCATAAACACAT GAACATTAATGATGCCTTCTGGGTATTTATGAAGCCAGCTGGTATTCCTGAAGCAATAGGGATAATTACATTCG gCATGATGTGTCATCACAATAGCTTTCTCCTCTACGAATCCCTCGATGAACCCTCAATCCCAAAATGGAAAAGTGTAACCCATGTATCCATCTTTGTATCTGTTCTGTGTATGATTTTACTTGGACTTGGTGGTTATTTCAGCTTTGGTTCTTCAGTTCAGg GGGATCTCTTTAATAACTACTGCTGGGATGATCATCTAATCAATGCGTCGAGAACCCTCTTCTGTATTGCTATAATGTTCACGTATCCAATCGAGTGCTTTGTGTGTCGCGAAGTACTTTTAACAGTCATTTTTGGAAGTACATATGACGTGGTTCAGAATATGGAttcaaagaaatcaattatgtaTCACATTGGGATCACTGTTCTTATTGTGACATTGACTTATCTTATATCCTTAGTAACAAATTGCCTTGGAGTTGTTTTGgcattaaat gGTATCCTGGCAGCCATTCCTCTTGCTTTTATTTTCCCGGCTATTTGTTATCTGAAACTGAATGGAGATAATCTCACCAAAGTACAAAAATTTCCCTCTGTCTTTTTAGTGATTTTTGGAATATCTGTTGCCATCATTGGGATTGCAGTATTGATCAGtttt GGACCGGAGACTTGTGATCATTCGTTTTACAGGGACTATTGTAGTGTAATCCACAAGGAGATAACATaa